A region from the Pelagovum pacificum genome encodes:
- a CDS encoding BMP family ABC transporter substrate-binding protein: MKQTRRTFLGTAALAPLGATLPKAAFAQEALSLALVTPSPTADVGWSHELVAGSEAAAEAVGGELQLLENIMEGPDADRIMQRAVADGAGFVILGSFGYMNGGLQLARRYPDVSILHASGYQTAENFSPFAAKYWEGTYLMGMAAAAVSETGKIGSVSAFAIPELITSLNAFILGAQAINPDVELSVIWTNSWFDPASEREAAQALISQGCDVLFSNAQDTPSVISVAEEEGVYAFNLNSSMKSYAETKYLGVVGTDWAPFFTAQAQAHLDGTFEGANYYLGIEDDTVFVADWSPDIPEDVMAQIEETLASITDGSFSPFAGPLTDQSGEERVAADVVMTDQELQSMDWHVAGVTTPLPE; the protein is encoded by the coding sequence ATGAAACAGACCCGCCGCACGTTCCTCGGCACGGCCGCGCTCGCCCCGCTGGGCGCGACGCTGCCGAAGGCCGCCTTCGCGCAGGAGGCACTGTCGCTGGCGCTGGTGACCCCGTCGCCCACTGCCGATGTCGGCTGGAGCCATGAACTGGTCGCCGGCTCCGAAGCCGCCGCAGAGGCGGTCGGCGGAGAGCTGCAACTGCTCGAGAACATCATGGAAGGCCCCGACGCCGACCGGATCATGCAACGGGCGGTCGCCGATGGCGCGGGCTTCGTGATCCTCGGCTCCTTCGGCTACATGAACGGCGGGCTGCAGCTCGCCCGGCGCTATCCGGACGTATCGATCCTGCACGCCTCCGGCTACCAGACGGCCGAGAACTTCTCACCCTTCGCGGCGAAATACTGGGAAGGCACCTACCTGATGGGCATGGCCGCCGCCGCGGTGTCGGAGACCGGCAAGATCGGCTCCGTCTCCGCCTTCGCGATCCCGGAACTCATCACGTCGCTCAACGCCTTCATCCTGGGTGCGCAGGCGATAAACCCCGACGTCGAGCTGTCGGTGATCTGGACGAACTCCTGGTTCGACCCCGCATCCGAGCGCGAGGCGGCGCAGGCGCTCATCAGCCAGGGGTGCGACGTGCTGTTCTCCAATGCGCAGGACACGCCGTCGGTCATCTCCGTGGCGGAAGAGGAAGGCGTCTATGCCTTCAACCTGAACTCCTCGATGAAGAGCTACGCCGAGACCAAGTACCTCGGCGTCGTCGGCACCGACTGGGCGCCGTTCTTCACCGCGCAGGCGCAGGCGCATCTCGACGGCACGTTCGAAGGCGCGAACTACTACCTCGGCATCGAGGACGACACGGTCTTCGTCGCGGACTGGAGCCCGGACATCCCCGAGGACGTGATGGCGCAGATCGAAGAGACGCTCGCCTCGATCACCGATGGCTCCTTCAGCCCCTTCGCCGGGCCGCTCACCGATCAGTCGGGCGAAGAGCGCGTCGCGGCCGATGTTGTGA